DNA sequence from the Rhodanobacteraceae bacterium genome:
ACAGTTGCGGCGCAATGGCAGCGCCACGCTGCGGGCGACGGAACTCGCAAACGCTTCCTACGAGCGCCTGCTGGGGCAACAGGCAGAATGGCGCAATCGCAGCCATTTCTTCGGAATCGCCGCAACGGTCATCCGGCGCGTGCTGATCGACAGTCTGCGCGAACGCGCTGCCGACAAGCGCGGCAGCGGCCAGGCGCCGCTGCCGCTGCACGATCTGCCGGAATCGGACCACCCGAGCGACAGCGGCGGAATCGACTGGATCGAACTCGACCAGGCGCTGACGGAACTTGCCCGGGTCCAGCCGGAGACCGCGCGGGTGGTCGAGTTGCGCCTCTTCGGCAGCCTCTCGATCGAGGAAACGGCAGAGGCCTGCGGCAGCTCCGTGGCGACCGTTGGCCGCCAGTGGCGTTTCGCGCGCGCGTGGATAGCCGCAACCCTCGGCATGCCCTGGCACGAGGCCCCCTAGTGTGGTGTTCCGTAATTAAGTTGACGAAATTTCCGATGCATCCAGGCGGCTGGCGCACGCGCCAGCCGCCGGCCAGCTACCTCAGCGACAAGTGTTGAAGGTGCCATCGCCCTGGCACACATACGCGGCCGTCGCGTCCCACCTCCCGCAACTGGCCAGGGCGTAGCCGAGCAGGCGCGAGAAGCTGAAGCTCGGCCACAGGGTGGAGACAGTGGCATCCACCGAGAGACCTGGCTGCCACGGGGACAATGACCCAGATGCGCCGTTGGACGCCGACTGACCGTAGGGCGAACTGCAACTCTCGCCGCCGCCGCTCATTGGCAGGCATGCCAGGGCTTCGGTGTACACGCTGCCCGAGTACGCCTTCTCGTTCGCCTGGTTGTGCGTCAGCACCGCAGTGGCACTGGCGCCGTGATACGCGAAGCCCGGATAACTGTCCGCGCTGACCTGGGCGGTGACGCCACCACCACACAAGGATACGATGCGGCCGTCGTGGTCCTTCTCACCGTTGCCAATCGCCTCCGCGACCTTTTCCGAGAAGCGCCGGGCTGCGGCGGGATCGACCGCCTGAAGGTTGCCTGCCACCATCGCGTTCAACTGGTCGACAGCGTCGCGGCCGAACGCAAACATGCGGACGTTGCC
Encoded proteins:
- a CDS encoding sigma-70 family RNA polymerase sigma factor, with the translated sequence MDPPITELLSRWRGGDKVAEAALIEAVYPVLRELARAQLRRNGSATLRATELANASYERLLGQQAEWRNRSHFFGIAATVIRRVLIDSLRERAADKRGSGQAPLPLHDLPESDHPSDSGGIDWIELDQALTELARVQPETARVVELRLFGSLSIEETAEACGSSVATVGRQWRFARAWIAATLGMPWHEAP